In a single window of the Enoplosus armatus isolate fEnoArm2 chromosome 15, fEnoArm2.hap1, whole genome shotgun sequence genome:
- the isca2 gene encoding iron-sulfur cluster assembly 2 homolog, mitochondrial has protein sequence MSFVSGVMITASKSKVLRLARASTLLNNLNVSQQLHRVPQPPLPHYTAGLRLFSSASIQEKPEVSGPSEDKVLLTESCVKRLGEIMGKGEYLRIHVEGGGCSGFQYKFSVVDNKNEDDSVFEQGGVGVLVDQDSLEFVKGATVDFTQELIRSTFQVLKNPQADHGCSCGSSFSVKL, from the exons ATGTCGTTCGTGAGTGGAGTTATGATAACTGCGTCAAAGTCAAAAGTATTGCGCCTTGCAAG GGCATCTACTCTTCTGAACAACCTCAATGTTAGCCAACAGTTACACCGGGTTCCTCAACCCCCCCTGCCCCATTACACAGCGGGGCTGCGGCTCTTCAGCAGCGCCTCAATCCAGGAAAAGCCAGAGGTGTCAGGTCCATCTGAAGATAAAGTGCTCCTCACTGAGTCATGTGTGAAG AGACTAGGGGAAATCATGGGGAAGGGCGAGTACCTGAGAATACAtgtggagggaggaggctgCTCTGGGTTCCAGTACAAGTTTTCTGTTGTTGATAACAAGAATGAAGATGACAG CGTGTTTGAGCAGGGAGGAGTGGGCGTTCTCGTGGATCAGGACAGCCTGGAGTTTGTGAAAGGAGCCACTGTGGACTTCACCCAGGAGCTCATCCGCTCCACCTTCCAAGTGCTCAAGAATCCTCAAGCTGATCATGGCTGCTCCTGTGGCAGCTCCTTCTCTGTCAAACTATGA